Proteins co-encoded in one Bradyrhizobium sp. 170 genomic window:
- a CDS encoding LysR family transcriptional regulator: MAGRFPRELTIRQLRALAAVHRDRSVTAAAKHLHLTQPAVTLQIRNLQELAGLPLIQRTSDGMLLTDAGREVLSLSERIEAAIADCETSLEMMAGKTAGRISIGAVSTAKYFVPFMISGFSKRHPNIDVALSIGNRQEIGTALRGYDLDFAIMGRPPADIDMDVHPIGDHPHVIIAPTSHRLVRKSRIPLSDLADETFLTREPGSGTRGLMEQLFETARIRPKIGMAMDSNETIKQAVIAGLGIAFISAHTVATELDERRLVTLDVVGLPVIRQWFALSRKDKILLPPARAMLEFLSARGAQFLPRTHGRIRITRTSARSRRR; this comes from the coding sequence ATGGCAGGCAGGTTTCCGCGGGAATTGACCATTCGCCAGTTGCGCGCGCTCGCAGCCGTTCACCGGGATCGGTCGGTTACCGCCGCCGCCAAGCACCTGCATCTCACGCAGCCGGCCGTCACGCTGCAGATCCGCAATCTGCAGGAGCTTGCAGGTCTGCCGCTGATTCAGCGCACCAGTGACGGGATGCTGTTGACCGACGCCGGGCGGGAGGTGCTCTCGCTCTCCGAGCGTATCGAAGCGGCGATTGCGGACTGCGAGACCTCGCTCGAGATGATGGCGGGAAAGACCGCGGGCCGCATCTCCATCGGCGCCGTCAGCACCGCGAAATATTTCGTGCCGTTCATGATCTCCGGATTCTCAAAACGCCATCCGAACATCGATGTTGCGCTCTCGATCGGAAACCGGCAGGAGATCGGCACGGCGCTACGCGGCTACGATCTCGATTTCGCGATCATGGGCCGCCCACCGGCTGATATCGACATGGACGTCCACCCGATCGGCGATCACCCCCATGTCATTATCGCGCCGACGAGCCATCGCCTGGTGCGAAAATCCCGCATCCCGCTGAGCGACCTTGCTGACGAAACATTCCTGACGCGCGAGCCCGGCTCCGGCACGCGCGGCCTGATGGAGCAACTATTCGAAACGGCGCGCATTCGGCCGAAAATCGGCATGGCGATGGACAGCAACGAGACGATCAAGCAGGCTGTGATCGCCGGCCTCGGAATTGCATTCATTTCGGCGCACACCGTCGCTACCGAACTCGATGAGCGGCGGCTGGTTACGCTCGACGTGGTTGGCCTTCCCGTTATCAGGCAATGGTTCGCCCTTTCCCGAAAGGACAAGATTTTGCTGCCGCCGGCACGCGCCATGCTGGAGTTCCTCAGCGCACGCGGCGCGCAATTCCTGCCGCGAACCCATGGCAGGATAAGGATCACCCGCACGTCGGCGCGCAGCAGGCGCCGATAG
- a CDS encoding ABC transporter substrate-binding protein produces MPTSRRTLLKTSAAAAAAFSLDWTRAQAQAETVRIGLIYDLTGPFAAGGSVASSIGAQIAIDLVNEKGGIGGKYKVSPIAADSQSKPDVAINEANRLIDQEKIDIINGVYASSHAVPLAAKVEQQKKILWITTAVSTAVFKDKNLQYVFRAQIHSDQYGQAFAGFINEHAKTKLGMDPKDVKVALIHEDGPYGVGVAAADEAYSKEAGLQVVLREGYSASAPDLSVLVTKLKRARPDVISHAGYNPDITLFLRQARENGLKFKMLFGAGAGYSQLDKLRATFAADIDNFCNIDPVPAQLLDASKLAPGIGDLTKIMIARYKEKTGATDVPPHCSMGFNQTWILLNHVLPVAKEKYGGFDPEAIRKAALDVDIAPGGTIQGYGVKFYRPGTPLSGQNERSTPVVMQNAGEHISVVWPTNIRTQDPVFPLPKSSVYAA; encoded by the coding sequence ATGCCGACTTCACGCAGAACGCTGCTGAAGACTTCCGCGGCTGCCGCCGCCGCATTCAGCCTCGATTGGACACGCGCGCAGGCACAAGCCGAGACGGTGCGCATCGGCCTGATCTACGACTTGACCGGGCCCTTTGCTGCCGGCGGGTCGGTCGCCTCCTCGATCGGCGCGCAGATTGCCATTGACCTCGTCAACGAGAAGGGCGGCATCGGCGGCAAGTACAAGGTTTCCCCCATCGCCGCCGATTCCCAGAGCAAACCCGACGTTGCGATCAACGAGGCCAATCGCCTGATCGACCAGGAGAAGATCGACATCATCAACGGCGTCTATGCGAGCTCGCACGCGGTCCCGCTCGCCGCCAAGGTCGAGCAGCAGAAAAAAATCCTCTGGATCACGACCGCGGTTTCGACCGCCGTGTTCAAGGACAAGAACCTGCAATACGTCTTCCGCGCGCAGATTCATTCCGACCAGTATGGCCAGGCCTTTGCGGGCTTCATCAACGAGCACGCCAAGACCAAGCTCGGCATGGACCCCAAGGACGTCAAGGTCGCGCTGATACATGAGGACGGCCCCTATGGGGTCGGCGTCGCCGCCGCCGACGAAGCTTATTCCAAGGAAGCCGGCCTTCAGGTCGTGCTCAGGGAAGGTTATTCAGCGTCCGCGCCCGACCTCTCAGTGCTGGTGACCAAGCTCAAGCGTGCCCGGCCAGATGTCATCTCGCACGCGGGATACAATCCCGATATCACCCTGTTCCTTCGCCAGGCGCGCGAGAACGGCCTTAAGTTCAAGATGCTGTTCGGCGCCGGCGCGGGCTATAGCCAGCTCGACAAGCTGCGGGCGACGTTCGCCGCCGATATCGACAATTTCTGCAACATCGATCCGGTGCCGGCGCAATTGCTCGATGCTTCGAAACTCGCGCCCGGGATCGGCGATCTCACCAAAATCATGATCGCGCGCTACAAGGAGAAAACCGGCGCGACCGACGTTCCGCCGCACTGCTCGATGGGCTTCAACCAGACCTGGATCCTGCTCAACCACGTGCTGCCCGTCGCCAAGGAGAAATACGGCGGTTTCGATCCCGAGGCAATTCGCAAGGCGGCGCTCGACGTCGACATCGCGCCGGGCGGCACCATCCAGGGCTACGGTGTAAAATTCTATCGGCCCGGCACGCCGCTCTCCGGCCAGAACGAGCGCTCGACCCCGGTCGTGATGCAGAATGCCGGCGAGCATATCTCGGTGGTTTGGCCGACCAACATAAGGACACAGGACCCGGTGTTCCCGCTGCCGAAATCGTCGGTCTACGCGGCGTAG
- a CDS encoding Gfo/Idh/MocA family oxidoreductase produces the protein MAKIRIGLAGCGFVSELHMHAYRRVYGVDVEVRAVAARGDHVIEFARRHQIPTAYRSFRDLIADADIDVIDICTPPNLHTSMIVDAMQAGKHVICEKPFAGYFGRDGDKAPIGKHVPKALMYERVLEEMENTRAAINQTGRLFMYAEDWIYAPAVTKTVEILKATKDKILFMKGEESHSGSHAAHAAQWAMTGGGSLIRMGCHPLSAVLYLKQVEAKARGEAISVASVTCDVGNVTACLRTDERAVLKANPVDVEDWGMLTATFSDGTKATVFSGDMILGGVRNLIETYTSSGALFANITPNTHMMSYQTSEEKLASVYITEKVDRKTGWQYVCIEEEWTRGYVQEIQDFMECVATSRQPLSDLALAFETIKVNYAGYWAAEEGRRVTL, from the coding sequence ATGGCGAAAATCAGGATCGGCCTGGCTGGCTGCGGCTTCGTGTCCGAGCTGCACATGCATGCCTACCGGCGTGTTTACGGCGTGGATGTCGAAGTCAGGGCCGTTGCAGCCAGGGGCGATCACGTCATCGAGTTTGCCCGTCGCCACCAGATCCCGACGGCGTATCGCAGCTTTCGCGACTTGATCGCGGACGCTGATATCGATGTCATCGATATCTGCACGCCACCCAATTTGCACACGTCGATGATCGTCGATGCGATGCAGGCCGGTAAGCACGTCATCTGCGAAAAGCCGTTCGCCGGCTATTTCGGCCGGGACGGCGACAAAGCGCCGATCGGCAAGCATGTGCCGAAGGCATTGATGTATGAGCGCGTGCTGGAGGAAATGGAGAATACCCGCGCGGCGATCAACCAGACGGGCCGGCTCTTCATGTATGCGGAGGACTGGATCTACGCGCCGGCGGTGACCAAGACCGTGGAGATCCTCAAGGCCACCAAAGACAAAATTCTGTTCATGAAGGGGGAGGAGAGTCACTCCGGCTCGCATGCTGCGCACGCCGCGCAATGGGCGATGACCGGCGGCGGCTCGCTGATCCGCATGGGATGCCATCCGCTCTCGGCGGTACTCTACCTCAAGCAGGTCGAGGCGAAGGCGCGCGGCGAGGCGATCAGCGTCGCAAGCGTGACGTGTGACGTCGGCAACGTTACGGCGTGCCTGCGCACCGACGAACGTGCCGTGCTCAAGGCCAATCCCGTCGATGTCGAGGATTGGGGCATGCTCACGGCCACCTTCTCCGACGGCACCAAGGCCACGGTTTTTTCCGGCGACATGATCCTCGGCGGCGTGCGCAACCTGATCGAAACCTATACCAGCAGCGGCGCGCTATTCGCCAACATCACGCCGAACACACATATGATGAGCTATCAGACCAGCGAGGAGAAGCTCGCAAGCGTCTACATCACCGAGAAGGTCGACCGGAAGACCGGCTGGCAATATGTCTGCATCGAGGAGGAATGGACGCGCGGCTACGTCCAGGAAATCCAGGACTTCATGGAATGCGTCGCGACCAGCCGGCAACCGCTTTCCGATCTTGCGCTGGCTTTTGAGACCATCAAGGTCAACTACGCCGGCTATTGGGCCGCCGAAGAGGGCCGCCGCGTCACGCTGTGA
- the gfa gene encoding S-(hydroxymethyl)glutathione synthase, which translates to MTVHIHPSIDSGVKKGTGSFAGGTLVCKCSDKPVKVAIKGDVAHNHACGCTKCWKPEGAIFSVVAVVPRDNVKVTENGDKLQIVDASATIQRYACKACGTHMYGRIENTGHPFYGLDFIHPELFQEAGSAAPGFAAFVSSVLESGVQPGEMDGIRGRLKELGLEPYDCLSPPLMDAISSHVAKSKAKAA; encoded by the coding sequence ATGACTGTTCATATCCACCCATCGATTGACAGCGGTGTAAAAAAGGGGACCGGCAGTTTCGCCGGCGGCACGCTTGTCTGCAAATGCAGCGATAAGCCGGTCAAGGTCGCCATCAAGGGCGATGTGGCCCACAACCACGCCTGCGGCTGCACCAAGTGCTGGAAGCCCGAAGGGGCGATCTTCTCCGTTGTCGCCGTGGTCCCGCGCGACAATGTGAAGGTGACAGAGAACGGCGACAAGCTGCAGATTGTCGACGCGTCGGCGACGATCCAGCGCTATGCCTGCAAGGCCTGCGGTACGCATATGTACGGCCGGATCGAGAACACCGGGCATCCATTCTACGGCCTCGACTTCATCCATCCTGAACTGTTCCAGGAAGCTGGATCAGCGGCTCCGGGGTTTGCCGCGTTCGTGTCGTCCGTGCTGGAGTCCGGCGTCCAACCGGGCGAGATGGACGGAATCAGGGGGCGGCTGAAGGAGCTTGGGCTCGAGCCCTATGATTGCCTGTCGCCGCCCTTGATGGATGCGATCTCGAGCCATGTGGCAAAGTCCAAGGCCAAGGCGGCTTGA
- a CDS encoding class 1 fructose-bisphosphatase: MDARITLCSHLDHAGSETPTGPAVAAVIEAIATAAIDLSDLIADGPLAGITGRTRGVNSDGDHQKDIDLAADAMMRAALRATPVAAVLSEELDLPEVLNAEASLCVAIDPLDGSANLENNISVGTIFSIRSRGNDIISTFFEPGTAQCAAGFVVYGPQTTLVLAFDERVDIFILDRRAREFLLIARRVRIAPNTPEFAINASNQRHWHGPVRAYIDDCLAGTSGNGSADFNMRWIGSLVAESLRILVRGGVFLYPADARPGYRDGRLRLLYEAHPMALVMEWAGGAASTGRRRILELSAKTPHQRVPLIMGSMRGVRDVAAIHEGIEPMFDNSDAPLFARRGLFR; the protein is encoded by the coding sequence ATGGACGCACGCATAACCCTATGCTCGCATCTCGATCATGCAGGGTCGGAGACGCCGACCGGCCCCGCCGTGGCCGCTGTGATCGAGGCGATTGCCACTGCTGCGATCGACCTTTCCGATCTCATCGCCGATGGACCGTTGGCGGGCATTACCGGACGAACCCGTGGCGTCAATTCCGATGGCGACCATCAGAAGGATATCGACCTCGCCGCCGACGCGATGATGCGCGCGGCGCTACGCGCTACCCCGGTCGCTGCCGTCCTGTCCGAGGAACTGGATCTGCCAGAAGTGCTCAATGCCGAGGCATCTCTCTGCGTCGCCATCGATCCGCTCGACGGGTCGGCCAACCTCGAGAACAACATCTCGGTCGGAACCATCTTTTCGATACGCTCGCGTGGCAACGACATCATCTCCACTTTCTTCGAGCCTGGGACGGCACAATGTGCGGCGGGTTTCGTGGTCTACGGCCCTCAAACCACGCTGGTTCTGGCGTTCGACGAGCGTGTCGACATCTTCATTCTGGACAGGCGCGCCCGGGAATTCCTGCTGATCGCGCGCCGCGTGAGGATTGCGCCCAACACGCCTGAATTTGCCATCAACGCGTCGAACCAGCGGCACTGGCATGGGCCGGTGCGGGCCTACATCGACGATTGCCTCGCCGGCACAAGCGGCAACGGTTCGGCTGATTTCAATATGCGCTGGATCGGCTCGCTGGTCGCGGAGTCGCTTCGCATTCTCGTCCGTGGCGGCGTGTTCCTGTACCCGGCCGACGCGCGGCCGGGATATCGCGACGGACGGCTTCGCCTGCTTTACGAAGCGCATCCGATGGCCCTTGTGATGGAGTGGGCGGGCGGCGCAGCGTCCACCGGCCGCCGGCGCATTCTCGAGCTGTCGGCGAAAACACCACACCAGCGGGTGCCATTGATCATGGGGTCGATGCGCGGCGTTCGCGACGTTGCCGCCATTCATGAAGGTATCGAACCGATGTTCGACAATAGCGACGCGCCGCTGTTCGCGCGGCGCGGCCTGTTTCGCTGA
- a CDS encoding fumarylacetoacetate hydrolase family protein produces MPIATDAAFILPDDFAGAALMGRIWRPDLAGPSVVAIRQDGVFDITDEFPTASQLAAAADPARALRASHGERVGTLQDLLNNTPPDSRDPTRPWLLAPIDLQVIKAAGVTFAVSMLERVIEERARGNPDSAQAIRAEVTRIVGTDLSRLKPGSAEAQHVKDVLVSQNAWSQYLEVGIGPDAEVFTKAPVLSAVGTCVDAGLHPKSTWNNPEPEVVLVVTSDGRIVGATLGNDVNLRDFEGRSALLLSKAKDNNASCAIGPFVRFFDESFTLDDVRRMEISLEVKGPEGFVLHGASSLTQISRDPADIVGQTINENHQYPDGFVLFLGTMFAPIQDRAAKGQGFTHVEGDLVTVATPKLGRLTNRMRHSGDCEPWQFGLTELFAALMRRKSVSRSSN; encoded by the coding sequence ATGCCGATCGCCACAGACGCCGCATTCATTCTACCCGACGATTTCGCCGGCGCCGCGCTGATGGGGCGGATCTGGCGTCCCGATCTTGCCGGTCCGTCGGTGGTTGCGATCCGTCAGGACGGTGTGTTCGACATCACCGACGAATTTCCCACCGCCAGCCAGCTTGCCGCTGCCGCCGATCCGGCGCGGGCGCTGCGCGCCTCGCATGGCGAACGGGTAGGGACGCTGCAGGATCTGTTGAACAACACGCCGCCCGACAGCCGCGATCCGACCAGGCCATGGCTGCTCGCCCCGATCGATCTGCAGGTGATCAAGGCCGCCGGCGTCACGTTCGCCGTATCGATGCTGGAGCGGGTGATCGAGGAGCGGGCGCGGGGCAATCCGGATTCGGCGCAAGCCATCCGGGCCGAGGTGACCCGGATTGTCGGCACCGACCTGTCGCGGTTGAAGCCGGGCTCGGCCGAAGCGCAGCATGTGAAGGACGTGCTGGTTTCCCAGAATGCCTGGAGCCAGTATCTCGAAGTCGGCATCGGGCCGGATGCCGAGGTGTTTACCAAGGCTCCCGTGCTGTCGGCGGTGGGCACGTGTGTGGATGCGGGTCTGCATCCGAAATCGACCTGGAATAATCCGGAGCCCGAGGTGGTGCTGGTGGTGACGAGCGACGGCCGCATCGTCGGCGCCACGCTTGGCAACGATGTCAATTTGCGCGACTTCGAGGGACGCTCGGCGCTGCTGTTGTCCAAGGCCAAGGACAACAACGCGTCCTGCGCCATCGGGCCGTTCGTGCGATTCTTCGATGAAAGCTTCACGCTCGATGACGTGCGGAGAATGGAGATATCGCTGGAAGTAAAGGGGCCGGAAGGCTTCGTGCTGCACGGCGCTTCCTCGCTGACCCAGATCAGCCGGGATCCGGCCGACATCGTCGGGCAGACGATCAACGAGAACCATCAATATCCCGACGGTTTCGTGCTGTTCCTGGGCACGATGTTTGCCCCGATCCAGGACCGTGCCGCGAAGGGGCAGGGATTCACCCATGTGGAAGGCGACCTGGTCACGGTCGCCACGCCGAAACTCGGCCGGCTGACCAACCGGATGCGCCACAGCGGAGATTGCGAACCCTGGCAGTTCGGCCTGACCGAGCTGTTCGCCGCGTTGATGCGCCGCAAGAGCGTCAGCCGAAGCAGCAATTAG
- the fba gene encoding class II fructose-bisphosphate aldolase (catalyzes the reversible aldol condensation of dihydroxyacetonephosphate and glyceraldehyde 3-phosphate in the Calvin cycle, glycolysis, and/or gluconeogenesis), whose protein sequence is MARITLRQLLDHAAEHAYGVPAFNINNMEQGLAIMDAAAAVDAPVIIQASRGARSYANDLMLAKMIDALEEMHPQIPLCLHQDHGNEESTCATALQHGFTSVMMDGSLKADAKTAASYDYNVDITRRVVDMAHWIGASVEGELGVLGSLEHGGGEQEDGHGVEGEVSHDQLLTDPDQAVDFVRATRVDALAIAMGTSHGAYKFSRKPDGDILAMRVVEEIHRRLPNTHLVMHGSSSVPQPLQDAFNAFGGEMPQTWGVPVEEIVRGIRHGVRKVNIDTDCRLAMTAAFRKVAVQSRNEFDPRKFLKPAMDALRDLCRERFEQFGTAGHASQIKVIPLAEMAKRYRSGALDPRMGGMADAAE, encoded by the coding sequence ATGGCGCGAATTACCCTGAGGCAATTGCTGGATCATGCCGCCGAGCACGCTTACGGCGTGCCGGCATTCAACATCAACAATATGGAGCAGGGGCTCGCGATCATGGATGCGGCGGCTGCCGTCGATGCGCCCGTCATCATCCAGGCTTCGCGGGGCGCGCGCTCCTATGCCAACGATCTCATGCTGGCGAAGATGATCGACGCGCTGGAGGAGATGCATCCGCAGATTCCGCTCTGCTTGCATCAGGACCATGGCAACGAAGAATCGACCTGCGCCACCGCGCTTCAGCACGGCTTCACCTCCGTGATGATGGACGGTTCGCTGAAGGCCGATGCCAAGACCGCGGCAAGCTACGACTACAACGTCGACATCACCCGCCGCGTAGTCGACATGGCGCACTGGATCGGCGCTTCGGTGGAAGGCGAGTTGGGCGTGCTCGGCTCGCTGGAACATGGCGGGGGCGAGCAGGAGGACGGCCACGGCGTCGAAGGCGAGGTCAGCCACGATCAACTGCTGACCGATCCCGACCAGGCGGTCGATTTCGTTCGCGCCACCAGGGTCGATGCGCTGGCGATTGCGATGGGCACCTCGCACGGCGCGTATAAATTCTCGCGCAAGCCGGACGGCGACATTCTTGCGATGCGGGTGGTGGAGGAAATTCATCGCCGGCTGCCCAATACGCATCTGGTGATGCACGGCTCGTCGTCGGTGCCGCAGCCGCTGCAGGATGCGTTCAATGCATTCGGCGGCGAGATGCCGCAGACCTGGGGGGTGCCGGTCGAGGAAATCGTCCGTGGCATCAGGCATGGCGTTCGCAAGGTCAATATCGACACCGACTGCCGGTTGGCGATGACCGCCGCGTTCCGGAAGGTGGCGGTGCAAAGCAGAAACGAATTCGATCCGCGCAAATTCCTGAAACCGGCGATGGATGCGCTGCGGGATCTTTGCCGAGAACGCTTCGAGCAATTCGGCACCGCAGGCCACGCCTCGCAGATCAAGGTCATTCCGTTGGCCGAGATGGCAAAGCGCTACCGCTCGGGCGCGCTCGATCCACGCATGGGAGGAATGGCCGATGCCGCCGAATGA
- the tkt gene encoding transketolase — protein MTESALSRIATQPVVSHAEMANAIRFLAIDAVENAKSGHPGMPMGMADVATVLFSRFLKFDASDPAWPDRDRFVLSAGHGSMLLYALLHLTGYQGVTTDELKAFRQWGSKTPGHPEYGHTPGVETTTGPLGQGIATAVGMALAERLMNARFGDDLVDHYTYVIAGDGCLMEGISQEAISLAGHLKLGRLIVLYDDNEISIDGSTSLSCSDDQIARFKASGWSASRIDGHDPEAIAAAIRHARHDSRPSLIACRTVIGFGAPSRQGTEKAHGAPLGADEVEKTRGALDWPHAPFQVPGAVADAWREIGAQGHAARRAWIERSRRHSTMGRSPFHDALNRKLPCGYADVMAQIRTRFGTEQPKIATRQASQLVIDVIAEALPNLLGGSADLTHSNLTRAKTQQPVRPDAFDGSYIHYGVREHAMAAAMNGIALHGGFIPYGGTFLSFADYSRPAIRLAALMGIRVIHVMTHDSIGLGEDGPTHQPVEHLASLRAIPNLLVFRPGDAVETAEAWDCALRADTSPSLLCLSRQALPTFRDVAGETNLVASGAYVVVEPEEGRDVTLIATGSELSIALEAARLLEKDNVRAAVVSAPCFELFRRQSREYRTAVLGRVPRVGVEAAIEGDWARWLGDGGEFVGMTGFGASAPAETLYREFGITAEEVAKAALRCIARSRMAATYA, from the coding sequence ATGACCGAATCCGCTCTGTCCCGTATCGCCACCCAGCCGGTCGTCTCGCATGCTGAAATGGCGAATGCGATCCGCTTTCTGGCCATCGACGCCGTCGAAAACGCCAAGTCGGGCCATCCCGGCATGCCGATGGGCATGGCCGATGTCGCAACCGTACTGTTTTCGCGCTTTCTTAAATTCGACGCCTCCGATCCGGCATGGCCGGATCGCGACCGGTTCGTATTGTCGGCCGGCCACGGCTCGATGCTGCTGTATGCGTTGCTGCATTTGACTGGCTACCAGGGTGTGACGACGGACGAGCTGAAGGCGTTCAGGCAGTGGGGATCGAAAACCCCCGGCCATCCGGAATACGGGCATACGCCCGGCGTGGAAACGACGACGGGGCCGCTGGGGCAGGGGATCGCGACCGCGGTCGGGATGGCGCTGGCGGAGCGCCTGATGAATGCGCGCTTCGGCGACGATCTTGTCGATCACTACACCTATGTGATCGCCGGTGACGGCTGCCTGATGGAGGGCATCAGCCAGGAAGCGATTTCGCTGGCGGGGCATCTCAAGCTCGGCCGGTTGATCGTGCTGTATGACGACAACGAAATCTCGATCGATGGATCGACTTCATTGTCATGCTCGGACGACCAGATCGCGCGTTTCAAGGCGTCGGGCTGGTCGGCGAGCCGGATCGATGGCCATGACCCCGAGGCGATTGCCGCGGCGATCCGGCACGCACGGCACGACAGCCGGCCCTCCCTGATTGCCTGTCGCACGGTGATCGGTTTCGGCGCGCCCAGCCGTCAGGGGACGGAAAAGGCGCATGGCGCGCCGCTCGGTGCGGATGAAGTCGAGAAGACGCGCGGCGCGTTGGACTGGCCGCACGCGCCATTTCAGGTTCCGGGAGCCGTAGCCGACGCCTGGCGCGAAATAGGTGCACAAGGACATGCGGCACGGCGGGCATGGATCGAGCGCAGCCGACGCCACAGTACGATGGGACGGTCGCCGTTCCACGACGCGCTGAATCGAAAGCTGCCCTGTGGATATGCCGACGTGATGGCGCAGATACGGACCCGGTTCGGCACCGAACAGCCGAAAATCGCGACCCGGCAGGCGTCGCAATTGGTGATCGACGTGATCGCGGAAGCGCTGCCCAATCTCCTGGGTGGCTCGGCCGATCTTACCCATTCGAACCTGACGCGCGCGAAGACGCAGCAACCGGTGCGGCCCGATGCCTTCGATGGCAGCTATATCCATTACGGCGTCCGCGAGCATGCCATGGCGGCTGCGATGAACGGTATCGCATTGCATGGCGGCTTCATCCCATATGGCGGCACGTTTCTCAGCTTTGCCGATTACAGCCGCCCTGCGATCAGGCTGGCTGCGTTGATGGGGATCCGCGTCATTCATGTGATGACGCATGACTCGATCGGGCTCGGCGAAGACGGCCCGACGCATCAGCCGGTCGAGCATCTGGCATCGCTGCGGGCGATACCGAACCTGCTGGTATTCCGTCCAGGCGACGCGGTCGAGACGGCGGAGGCGTGGGACTGCGCGTTGCGGGCAGATACCAGTCCTTCGTTGCTGTGCCTGTCGCGACAAGCGCTCCCCACGTTCCGTGACGTTGCGGGCGAAACCAATCTGGTCGCGTCCGGTGCCTATGTCGTCGTCGAACCGGAGGAGGGTCGCGACGTCACCTTGATCGCAACCGGCTCCGAACTATCGATCGCGCTCGAAGCGGCAAGGCTGCTCGAGAAAGACAACGTTCGCGCGGCGGTCGTCTCGGCGCCGTGCTTCGAGCTGTTTCGCCGGCAATCCCGCGAATACCGCACCGCCGTTCTGGGACGCGTTCCGAGGGTCGGCGTCGAAGCCGCGATTGAGGGCGACTGGGCGCGCTGGCTTGGCGATGGCGGCGAATTTGTAGGCATGACCGGCTTCGGCGCCTCGGCGCCGGCGGAAACGCTTTACCGCGAATTCGGCATTACCGCCGAAGAGGTCGCAAAGGCCGCGCTGCGCTGCATCGCACGCTCGCGAATGGCGGCGACCTACGCATGA
- a CDS encoding phosphoribulokinase, whose amino-acid sequence MSRSYPIISITGSSGAGTTSVKKTFENIFRREKVAAAYVEGDAFHRYNRFEMRTKMAEEAERGNKHFSHFSPETNLFEELEKLFRDYGESGTGTVRHYVHDHDEAKLYGADPGTFTEWTPLPEKSDLLFYEGLHGAVVTDKVNIAQHADLKIGVVPVINLEWIQKLHRDRSDRGYTAEAVTDTILRRMPDYINYICPQFTETDINFQRVPTVDTSNPFIARWIPTPDESMVVIRLKNPRGIDFPYLLSMIPNSFMSRANSIVIHGSKLDLAMQLILTPLILQLMERKRRML is encoded by the coding sequence ATGTCGCGCAGCTATCCCATCATATCGATTACCGGATCATCCGGCGCCGGCACGACCTCGGTGAAGAAGACGTTTGAAAACATCTTCCGGCGCGAGAAGGTCGCCGCCGCCTATGTCGAGGGCGACGCCTTCCACCGCTACAACCGCTTTGAGATGCGCACGAAAATGGCTGAGGAGGCCGAGCGCGGCAACAAGCATTTCAGTCATTTCAGTCCGGAAACAAACCTGTTCGAGGAGCTGGAGAAATTGTTCCGTGACTACGGCGAGTCCGGGACTGGAACCGTCAGGCACTATGTCCACGATCATGATGAGGCCAAGCTCTATGGCGCAGACCCGGGCACATTCACCGAATGGACGCCATTGCCGGAGAAATCAGATCTGTTGTTCTATGAAGGTCTGCATGGCGCTGTCGTGACCGACAAGGTCAATATCGCGCAGCATGCCGATCTCAAGATCGGCGTCGTTCCCGTCATCAATCTGGAGTGGATCCAGAAGCTGCATCGTGACCGCAGCGACCGCGGCTACACCGCCGAGGCGGTCACCGATACCATCCTGCGGCGGATGCCGGACTACATAAACTACATCTGTCCGCAATTCACCGAGACCGACATCAACTTCCAGCGCGTGCCGACGGTCGACACGTCAAACCCGTTCATTGCGCGCTGGATACCGACGCCCGACGAGTCGATGGTGGTGATCCGGCTCAAGAATCCGCGCGGCATCGACTTTCCCTATTTGCTGTCGATGATTCCGAACAGTTTCATGTCGCGCGCCAATTCGATCGTGATCCACGGATCGAAGCTCGATCTCGCGATGCAGCTCATCCTTACCCCGCTGATCCTGCAACTGATGGAACGCAAGAGGCGCATGCTATGA